A window of Chitinophagales bacterium contains these coding sequences:
- a CDS encoding response regulator transcription factor: MKILLVEDEPYVAGIINKGLTEKGYSISVAPEGNVGLQMALAHSFDVLILDIMLPGMSGMELCRRLRENKIHSPILFLTALGTTENIVAGLEAGGDDYLVKPFKFAELEARLKSLNRRKSLVVQEEDVQELDTIRIDFKSKLVERDGVPVALTSTEFRLLEFFVRNKNRVLSRMEILEKVWGIDFNMGTNVVDVYVNYLRKKISNNPDKKFIQTVVGMGYMLKA; this comes from the coding sequence ATGAAGATTTTATTGGTGGAAGATGAACCTTATGTTGCGGGAATAATAAACAAGGGACTTACCGAGAAGGGTTATAGTATTTCAGTAGCACCGGAAGGTAATGTCGGTTTGCAGATGGCCTTGGCCCACAGCTTTGATGTGTTGATTCTGGATATCATGCTCCCAGGTATGAGTGGGATGGAGTTATGCAGAAGGCTTCGGGAGAATAAGATCCATTCCCCTATTCTTTTTTTGACCGCCCTGGGTACAACAGAGAATATTGTGGCCGGACTTGAAGCTGGCGGGGATGACTACCTGGTAAAACCATTCAAGTTTGCGGAACTGGAAGCACGTTTAAAATCACTGAACCGCAGAAAGAGCCTGGTGGTACAGGAGGAAGATGTTCAGGAGTTGGATACAATTCGGATCGATTTCAAATCAAAATTAGTGGAAAGGGATGGGGTACCGGTTGCGCTTACCTCTACAGAATTTCGATTGCTTGAGTTTTTTGTCCGGAATAAAAACAGGGTATTGTCAAGAATGGAGATCCTGGAAAAGGTTTGGGGCATTGATTTTAATATGGGAACAAATGTGGTGGATGTATATGTGAATTACCTGCGGAAAAAAATCAGCAATAACCCGGACAAAAAATTCATTCAAACGGTAGTCGGCATGGGATATATGCTGAAAGCTTAA
- a CDS encoding helix-turn-helix transcriptional regulator, translated as MKNNIRIERARLNITQADLAEKVSVSRQTINAMESNKYVPSTVLALKIAKVFGMAVEELFLLEEGD; from the coding sequence ATGAAAAACAATATCCGAATAGAGCGCGCCCGGCTCAATATAACCCAGGCTGACCTGGCAGAAAAGGTCAGCGTATCCCGACAAACGATCAATGCCATGGAAAGTAATAAGTATGTGCCTTCAACCGTACTGGCGTTGAAGATCGCGAAGGTTTTTGGTATGGCGGTGGAGGAGTTGTTTTTGTTGGAGGAGGGGGATTAG
- a CDS encoding TIGR03067 domain-containing protein yields the protein MRITIKLALACSCILAFSAFSFQRTIQDKYPLNGEWKPIRQEMGGRAMPPEYYAKHLLVLQDTNYVFTAESVDIGVSKYADGKMDITGKEGVNTGRSFKALYELKKDTLSICYNLKGDQYPASLSTQGQPMYFLSVYIRNNKE from the coding sequence ATGAGAATTACAATCAAACTTGCACTTGCTTGCAGCTGCATACTGGCCTTCTCGGCTTTTAGTTTCCAACGAACTATTCAGGATAAATATCCCCTCAACGGAGAGTGGAAGCCCATTCGGCAAGAGATGGGAGGAAGGGCCATGCCTCCTGAATATTATGCCAAGCATCTCCTGGTACTTCAGGATACCAATTATGTTTTTACGGCAGAAAGCGTCGACATTGGTGTTTCAAAATATGCCGATGGGAAAATGGACATTACCGGAAAAGAAGGAGTAAATACCGGCAGATCGTTTAAAGCGCTTTACGAATTAAAGAAGGATACACTGAGTATCTGTTATAACCTGAAAGGTGATCAATACCCGGCCAGCCTCTCTACTCAGGGCCAACCGATGTACTTTCTATCCGTTTATATTCGAAATAATAAAGAATAG